ATATGCGTAGTTCTATCATTGATTTAACCCAAGATGATAAATTTATGGAACTCGTTAAATCTGAAATTAAACAACCCGATATGATGCAAGATATTTTAATGCAAATTGAGCAGATCATAGAGCAACGTTTAAACGAGTTAACGCCACAACTAGTAAAAGAGATCATCCAAACCATGATCCGCGCGCACTTAGGTTGGTTAGTTGTTTGGGGCGGGATCTTTGGTGGCTTAATTGGTTTATTAAGCGCATTTGTAATTTGAATAAGAATGTCGATATCCATGTGACTTCAGATGTTAGAAGCTAAGCCTAATTTGGCTTGCTGATTTGTCATGACGTCTCATGGGTACATCTTCAAGTCAGTTTTAATTGCGCTTTAAAACGTTCTTTAAAGCGATTAAATTTAGGCGCAATAACCGCAGTACAATAAAGTTGCTCTGGGTTACGTAAAAAATACCCTTGGTGATGATCTTCTGCCAAGTAAAAATCTAAAAAGGCTGTAACTTCAGTGACAATCGGCGCATCAAAAACCTTGTCTGTTTGCAATTGTAAAATAAATGCATTGGCTATTTTTTGTTGTTCTAAATCATGAAAAAAGATAGCTGAGCGATATTGGCTACCAATATCGGCTCCTTGTCTATTTAGTTGCGATGCATCATGCAGACTAAAAAAAATGAGTAGCAGCTCAGTGTAACTAATTTTTGTACTATCATAAGTAACTTGTACGGCTTCTGCATGGCCGGTTTTTCCGGTACATATTTGTTCATATGTTGGCTCTATTATGTCGCCTCCCGTATAACCTGATCTTGCTTCTATCACGCCATTTAAGTGATTAAATGATGCTTCAATGCACCAAAAGCATCCTCCCGCAAACGTCGCTTTTAAAATACTCATATTTTAGCCTCTTAATTGATGTGAAAATGTAATGGATTTAGGGTAATAATAAGTGTTACAAAAAATGTTAATATCATGTTATAACGTTATGGTAGCATTTGTTATATATGCTTATATATGTGAATAAAACGAAATCCCTAGGATTTACAATATACGAGTATGCACTATACTCAATAGTTTAAAGTAAAGTGGATGTAAGTTAATAAGCGATTTATACTGACTTATAAGAACCTTTCCGAGTATTATATTATATTAAAGATAGGTATTATCTTTAAAGCTCCCCAACCTGTTGATTTCAGTGGTTAATGTTAAAAAACATCTTTGTTTGTTACATTAGTAGATACGCAAATAAAAGCAAAAGGAAGACATCATGGCTAAAAACACAACTAACACTAATGATAATAAAGAAAATTTAGCATCAGAGGAGAAGTTGAGCATCAATGAAGCAACGCTTAACGAGCAAGATCCTATGTTAGATGTTAATGCGCAATTAATTGATGAAATTGAGGCGATCCAAGATCTTATTGAAAAAGATGATGCTTTAATTGATGATGTTGAAACGGCTGCTGGTGATGAGGGGGCGGGCGGTCATTCTGAGCCGATCACTTTTTTGCGTGATGCAAACGAAACATTAGCGTCTTCAGAATTTCAAACTGAGGGTTTCTTAACGCAGACCAAC
The sequence above is a segment of the Psychromonas sp. CNPT3 genome. Coding sequences within it:
- the msrA gene encoding peptide-methionine (S)-S-oxide reductase MsrA, whose product is MSILKATFAGGCFWCIEASFNHLNGVIEARSGYTGGDIIEPTYEQICTGKTGHAEAVQVTYDSTKISYTELLLIFFSLHDASQLNRQGADIGSQYRSAIFFHDLEQQKIANAFILQLQTDKVFDAPIVTEVTAFLDFYLAEDHHQGYFLRNPEQLYCTAVIAPKFNRFKERFKAQLKLT